A genomic region of Oncorhynchus mykiss isolate Arlee chromosome 16, USDA_OmykA_1.1, whole genome shotgun sequence contains the following coding sequences:
- the LOC110491597 gene encoding G-protein coupled estrogen receptor 1-like encodes MEVRAYMDYPVAINSNVTEQLNGSSATSSGLAGEEPDHYQHYTISVFLSCLYTIFLFPVGFIGNVLILAVNLSHRGRMTAPDLYFVNLAAADLVLVADSLIEVFNLSEHYYDIAALCTFMALFLQVNMYSSVFFLTWMSFDRFVVLAGSMSLGRSMPRARLTCCLIWVTSALLTLLPFTVAQVQHAGELHFCFANVSQIQWLEVTLGFLLPFCVLGLCYWRIALVLVSAQREHSGLQRRPQKRKALRMISAAVLVFFACWLPQNMFVSVHLLRGDVDGTLWHDYPLTAHMVNLAAFSNSCLNPLVYSFLGETFQDKLRSFIKENISWAKLDSCCWSS; translated from the coding sequence ATGGAGGTGCGCGCGTACATGGACTATCCCGTTGCGATTAATAGCAACGTCACAGAGCAGTTGAATGGCTCCTCAGCCACTTCCTCTGGGCTGGCAGGAGAGGAACCTGACCACTACCAGCATTACACCATCAGCGTCTTCCTCTCCTGCCTCTACACAATCTTCCTTTTCCCCGTGGGCTTCATCGGGAACGTCCTCATCCTGGCCGTCAACCTGAGCCACAGGGGCCGCATGACCGCCCCCGACCTTTACTTTGTCAACCTGGCGGCTGCCGACCTGGTCCTGGTGGCTGACTCCCTGATCGAGGTGTTCAACCTTAGCGAGCACTACTATGACATAGCTGCCCTGTGCACCTTCATGGCCCTGTTCCTGCAGGTCAACATGTACAGCAGCGTCTTCTTCCTGACCTGGATGAGCTTTGACCGGTTTGTGGTGCTGGCGGGCTCAATGAGTCTGGGCAGAAGCATGCCCCGGGCCCGTCTGACCTGCTGCCTGATCTGGGTGACCTCCGCCCTGCTCACCCTGCTGCCCTTCACCGTGGCCCAGGTGCAGCACGCTGGGGAGCTCCACTTCTGCTTCGCGAACGTATCCCAGATCCAGTGGTTGGAGGTTACGCTGGGCTTCCTGCTGCCCTTCTGCGTGCTGGGCCTCTGCTACTGGAGGATTGCCCTGGTTCTGGTGAGCGCTCAAAGGGAGCACAGTGGGCTGCAGCGGCGGCCACAGAAGCGGAAGGCTTTGAGGATGATTTCTGCGGCCGTGCTGGTGTTCTTTGCCTGCTGGTTACCGCAGAACATGTTTGTCAGCGTGCACCTGCTTAGAGGCGATGTGGATGGAACGCTGTGGCATGACTACCCTCTGACGGCCCACATGGTCAACCTGGCTGCCTTCTCCAACAGCTGTCTCAACCCCCTGGTCTACAGCTTCCTGGGGGAGACCTTCCAGGACAAGCTAAGGAGCTTCATCAAGGAAAACATCAGCTGGGCCAAGTTAGACAGCTGCTGCTGGAGTAGCTAG
- the c16h16orf91 gene encoding protein CCSMST1 — translation MSRIGRVLSSSSQYSLCRRIVIDGTKTKLRLNHIRTLCLTSHCLAKSKKPADEDDEEFSQPIKFSSSKASHKTWNVDQSLGSKYQRPWWKVLPISLLGVSFLLWCALRGETVIDEQLEKNLYEQLPGLLSDEEQSKSR, via the exons ATGTCGAGAATAGGACGTGTTTTATCTAGTTCGTCACAATATTCCCTGTGTCGTAGGATTGTGATTGATGGTACCAAGACAAAGCTGAG ATTGAACCATATACGGACCCTCTGCTTGACCTCCCATTGCCTGGCTAAGTCAAAGAAACCAGCAGATGAGGATGACGAGGAGTTTAGTCAACCCATCAAGTTCTCGAGCAGTAAAGCCAGTCACAAGACTTGGAATGTAGACCAGTCCCTGGGAAGCAAGTATCAGCGGCCGTGGTGGAAAGTCCTCCCCATCAGTCTCTTAGGGGTGAGCTTCTTGCTGTGGTGCGCACTGAGGGGCGAGACGGTTATTGATGAACAGCTTGAGAAGAATCTCTATGAACAGTTACCTGGCTTACTCTCAGATGAAGAACAAAGCAAATCTAGATAA
- the h3f3d gene encoding H3 histone, family 3D, whose amino-acid sequence MARTKQTARKSTGGKAPRKQLATKAARKSAPSTGGVKKPHRYRPGTVALREIRRYQKSTELLIRKLPFQRLVREIAQDFKTDLRFQSAAIGALQEASEAYLVGLFEDTNLCAIHAKRVTIMPKDIQLARRIRGERA is encoded by the exons ATGGCACGTACTAAGCAGACCGCCCGTAAATCCACTGGCGGAAAAGCGCCCAGGAAACAGCTGGCCACCAAGGCTGCAAGGAAAAGCGCACCATCTACTGGCGGTGTGAAGAAGCCTCACAGATACAG GCCGGGTACAGTGGCTCTGAGAGAAATCCGTAGGTACCAGAAATCCACTGAGCTTCTGATCAGGAAGCTGCCCTTCCAGCGTCTGGTCCGTGAAATTGCCCAGGACTTCAAGACTGACCTCCGCTTCCAGAGTGCAGCCATTGGCGCTCTGCAG GAAGCCAGTGAAGCATACCTTGTTGGCCTGTTTGAGGACACCAACCTGTGTGCCATCCATGCCAAGAGGGTCACCATCATGCCCAAAGACATTCAGCTGGCCAGGCGAATCCGAGGCGAGCGTGCATAA
- the c16h8orf33 gene encoding UPF0488 protein C8orf33 homolog isoform X3, which yields MTEHKTLVIDFEPRVNDTAQGEQNQQSRTEKQLWTTEQQLKRELDWCIEQLELGMATLKATQKQKEEASRALKTLRSSKAPLAKKRQVMRAMSGDYRKKMEEEKHKQFKLIHAAMTSAQVKVVADPAKKSIFHRKVEGKTETLPLKLNAKSQQANLQAQTPNTSVLNQENSTFVFTPANEEFCFNFL from the exons ATGACAGAGCATAAGACACTGGTCATAG ACTTTGAGCCCCGGGTGAATGACACTGCCCAAGGCGAACAGAACCAACAAAGCAGAACAGAGAAACAACTCTGG ACTACAGAACAGCAGCTGAAAAGAGAGCTGGACTGGTGCATTGAGCAGCTGGAGTTGGGCATGGCTACTCTGAAGGCTACGCAAAAACAGA AGGAGGAGGCCTCTCGTGCCCTTAAGACGCTGCGCAGCTCCAAAGCCCCCCTGGCAAAGAAGAGGCAGGTGATGAGGGCCATGTCTGGGGACTACAGgaagaagatggaggaggagaagcacAAGCAGTTCAAATTGATTCATGCTG CAATGACATCGGCTCAGGTCAAAGTAGTGGCAGACCCTGCTAAGAAGTCTATTTTCCACAGGAAAGTGGAAGGTAAAACAGAGACTCTACCCTTAAAATTAAATGCAAAGAGTCAACAAGCGAATTTACAGGCACAGACTCCAAACACAAGTGTGCTGAACCAGGAAAACTCAACTTTTGTCTTCACTCCTGCTAATGAAGAGTTCTGCTTTAACTTCCTCTGA
- the c16h8orf33 gene encoding UPF0488 protein C8orf33 homolog isoform X1, producing the protein MTEHKTLVIDFEPRVNDTAQGEQNQQSRTEKQLWVRSENSFTFNFFPDGAPAAQGAETALSDVKHQFAGLQTKTSTASTEQGSGFAFNFQIPVSIPGEMEKEIGTPVPSGAVALKEPKEEKPQGQNAQQVIKAPEPTTSSKAKKNKKSGHKKIASEGQQKQMTNLTDTEGTRGEDGTMLTTEQQLKRELDWCIEQLELGMATLKATQKQKEEASRALKTLRSSKAPLAKKRQVMRAMSGDYRKKMEEEKHKQFKLIHAAMTSAQVKVVADPAKKSIFHRKVEGKTETLPLKLNAKSQQANLQAQTPNTSVLNQENSTFVFTPANEEFCFNFL; encoded by the exons ATGACAGAGCATAAGACACTGGTCATAG ACTTTGAGCCCCGGGTGAATGACACTGCCCAAGGCGAACAGAACCAACAAAGCAGAACAGAGAAACAACTCTGGGTACGCAGTGAAAACTCTTTCACTTTCAACTTCTTCCCTGATGGTGCACCAGCAGCACAGGGGGCAGAAACTGCCCTTTCAGATGTGAAACACCAGTTTGCAGGATTACAGACAAAAACATCCACCGCTTCTACAGAACAGGGTTCTGGTTTTGCATTCAACTTCCAAATCCCTGTTAGTATACCaggggagatggagaaagaaattGGCACACCAGTACCCTCAGGGGCTGTAGCCCTGAAAGAGCCCAAAGAGGAAAAGCCTCAGGGCCAGAACGCTCAACAAGTAATTAAAGCACCTGAGCCAACCACATCTTCTAAAGCCAAGAAAAATAAGAAATCTGGTCATAAGAAAATTGCCAGCGAAGGACAGCAAAAACAGATGACAAACTTGACAGACACAGAAGGGACTCGTGGGGAGGATGGCACAATGCTG ACTACAGAACAGCAGCTGAAAAGAGAGCTGGACTGGTGCATTGAGCAGCTGGAGTTGGGCATGGCTACTCTGAAGGCTACGCAAAAACAGA AGGAGGAGGCCTCTCGTGCCCTTAAGACGCTGCGCAGCTCCAAAGCCCCCCTGGCAAAGAAGAGGCAGGTGATGAGGGCCATGTCTGGGGACTACAGgaagaagatggaggaggagaagcacAAGCAGTTCAAATTGATTCATGCTG CAATGACATCGGCTCAGGTCAAAGTAGTGGCAGACCCTGCTAAGAAGTCTATTTTCCACAGGAAAGTGGAAGGTAAAACAGAGACTCTACCCTTAAAATTAAATGCAAAGAGTCAACAAGCGAATTTACAGGCACAGACTCCAAACACAAGTGTGCTGAACCAGGAAAACTCAACTTTTGTCTTCACTCCTGCTAATGAAGAGTTCTGCTTTAACTTCCTCTGA
- the c16h8orf33 gene encoding UPF0488 protein C8orf33 homolog isoform X2 — MEKEIGTPVPSGAVALKEPKEEKPQGQNAQQVIKAPEPTTSSKAKKNKKSGHKKIASEGQQKQMTNLTDTEGTRGEDGTMLTTEQQLKRELDWCIEQLELGMATLKATQKQKEEASRALKTLRSSKAPLAKKRQVMRAMSGDYRKKMEEEKHKQFKLIHAAMTSAQVKVVADPAKKSIFHRKVEGKTETLPLKLNAKSQQANLQAQTPNTSVLNQENSTFVFTPANEEFCFNFL, encoded by the exons atggagaaagaaattGGCACACCAGTACCCTCAGGGGCTGTAGCCCTGAAAGAGCCCAAAGAGGAAAAGCCTCAGGGCCAGAACGCTCAACAAGTAATTAAAGCACCTGAGCCAACCACATCTTCTAAAGCCAAGAAAAATAAGAAATCTGGTCATAAGAAAATTGCCAGCGAAGGACAGCAAAAACAGATGACAAACTTGACAGACACAGAAGGGACTCGTGGGGAGGATGGCACAATGCTG ACTACAGAACAGCAGCTGAAAAGAGAGCTGGACTGGTGCATTGAGCAGCTGGAGTTGGGCATGGCTACTCTGAAGGCTACGCAAAAACAGA AGGAGGAGGCCTCTCGTGCCCTTAAGACGCTGCGCAGCTCCAAAGCCCCCCTGGCAAAGAAGAGGCAGGTGATGAGGGCCATGTCTGGGGACTACAGgaagaagatggaggaggagaagcacAAGCAGTTCAAATTGATTCATGCTG CAATGACATCGGCTCAGGTCAAAGTAGTGGCAGACCCTGCTAAGAAGTCTATTTTCCACAGGAAAGTGGAAGGTAAAACAGAGACTCTACCCTTAAAATTAAATGCAAAGAGTCAACAAGCGAATTTACAGGCACAGACTCCAAACACAAGTGTGCTGAACCAGGAAAACTCAACTTTTGTCTTCACTCCTGCTAATGAAGAGTTCTGCTTTAACTTCCTCTGA
- the anks3 gene encoding ankyrin repeat and SAM domain-containing protein 3 isoform X1: protein MSELSDEASESEQFGVSLSLWLGDINTLVRPEELDVPLDLHTACSIGQYDVVSECIKKGEVNLDSKNIGGWTPLMYSSYIGHDNIANLLLEAGVNVNATTGKGLTPLMLAASCGNESIAYFLMQQGAELELKDSRGWTALYHCTSTGHQQMVKFLLDSNANVNVREPGSGFTPLMEAAASGHEIIVQCLLDHGVKVDERNAKGETARALAMMYGHTKIASLIDMRSPKVKAGHFEDLSSSEDSDSSAPPRLSRLSRSRAKGPSIHDGPQAIAKFRVGGPSKHSEPAVAPPGYIAFRDVGEQSEGMCFRDVTSPINELDGQSNSSRDESPFFDNDMPTMRSSSSSSEGLPRVIGLSREGSLESNEDSDQAKKSCSRRANKGHHGKGKGRHGSSSETVQPGGPGNCGMRSPVGGRPNYAGPKDLAEFLEQIGFSKYLPLLEEQDIDLRIFLTLTENDLKEVGITLFGPKRKMTSAIARWHSSARPPSDALEQAYADQLEAEMQEMAIQLHKRCEEVEGLQGQMSQEKELRTVMEGCLMEYKMAWRKVHTELVDNHRLAQDMNAVLEKARACRCELLSRLSADGNGSPYRGDGKLKGDTGGKGGEGLKSTSISELMTTLDSYEEELGETLQAVLQNLRRLSVPEKVTDSWEQP, encoded by the exons ATGTCGGAGTTGAGCGACGAGGCGAGTGAATCGGAGCAGTTTGGTGTCAGTCTCTCCCTGTGGCTAGGGGATATTAACACTTTAGTACGACCTGAGGAATTGGATGTTCCCCTCGACCTCCACACCGCCTGCTCTATTGGCCAGTATGATGTGGTATCAGAGTGTATTAAAAA AGGGGAGGTGAATTTGGACAGCAAGAACATTGGTGGCTGGACTCCTCTGATGTATTCCTCATATATTGGGCATGACAACATTGCTAATCTTTTGCTGGAGGCTGGAGTGAACGTTAATGCCACCACTGGCAAAGGTCTGACACCCCTTATGCTGGCAGCGAGCTGTGGGAATGAAAGCATTGCATACTTCCTTATGCAG CAAGGTGCTGAATTGGAGCTGAAGGACTCTCGAGGCTGGACAGCCCTGTACCACTGCACCAGCACTGGCCACCAGCAGATGGTCAAGTTCCTGTTGGATAGCAATGCCAATGTCAATGTGAG AGAGCCAGGGTCTGGCTTCACTCCGCTGATGGAGGCTGCTGCTTCTGGACATGAAATCATTGTACAATGCCTCCTTGACCAT GGTGTCAAAGTAGATGAGCGGAATGCCAAAGGAGAGACCGCCCGTGCCCTCGCTATGATGTACGGCCACACAAAGATCGCCAGCCTCATTGACATGCGCTCTCCTAAAGTCAAAGCAG GACACTTTGAGGACCTGAGCTCGTCGGAGGACTCTGACAGCAGTGCTCCCCCCAGACTGAGTCGCTTGAGTCGCAGCCGAGCCAAGGGCCCCAGCATCCACGATGGGCCTCAAGCCATCGCCAAATtcagagtgggaggccccagcaAACACTCAG AGCCAGCGGTTGCGCCCCCGGGATACATTGCATTCCGTGATGTCGGGGAGCAGAGTGAGGGCATGTGTTTCCGTGACGTCACCTCACCTATCAACGAGCTGGACGGTCAgagcaacagcagcagag ATGAGAGCCCCTTCTTTGATAACGACATGCCCACCATgaggagcagcagtagcagcagcgagGGACTTCCCCGCGTGATCGGACTTAGCCGGGAGGGCTCGCTGGAGAGTAACGAG GACTCGGATCAGGCTAAAAAGAGCTGCTCCCGCCGCGCAAACAAGGGTCATCACGGTAAAGGCAAGGGTCGCCATGGTAGCAGCAGTGAAACGGTGCAGCCCGGTGGCCCAGGGAACTGTGGGATGCGCTCGCCTGTAGGTGGTCGTCCCAACTATGCAGGTCCCAAG GATCTGGCTGAGTTCCTGGAGCAGATTGGCTTTTCCAAGTACCTCCCCCTGTTGGAGGAACAGGACATTGACCTAAGGATATTCCTCACCCTCACAGAGAATGACCTTAAGGAAGTGGGAATCAC GCTTTTTGGACCCAAGCGCAAGATGACCTCAGCGATTGCACGTTGGCACAGTAGTGCCCGGCCACCTAGTGATGCTCTGGAGCAGGCCTACGCTGACCAGCTGGAGGCTGAGATGCAGGAGATGGCCATTCAGCTACATAAG CGGTGTGAGGAGGTGGAGGGCCTGCAGGGCCAGATGTCTCAGGAGAAAGAATTGCGCACAGTGATGGAGGGATGCCTGATGGAGTACAAGATGGCCTGGAGGAAGGTGCACACAGAGCTGGTAGACAACCACAGGCTGGCCCAGGACATGAATGCCGTGCTAGAAAAGGCCCGCGCCTGCCGCTGCGAGCTCCTGTCTCGCCTCAGTGCCGACGGCAATGGCAGTCCTTACCGCGGCGACGGAAAACTGAAAGGCGATACTGGTGGAAAAG GTGGAGAAGGCTTGAAGTCCACCAGTATCTCTGAGTTAATGACAACACTGGATTCGTATGAAGAGGAGCTAG GGGAGACCCTCCAGGCTGTCCTGCAGAACCTGAGAAGACTGAGTGTCCCAGAGAAGGTCACAGACAGCTGGGAACAGCCTTAG
- the anks3 gene encoding ankyrin repeat and SAM domain-containing protein 3 isoform X2, whose translation MSELSDEASESEQFGVSLSLWLGDINTLVRPEELDVPLDLHTACSIGQYDVVSECIKKGEVNLDSKNIGGWTPLMYSSYIGHDNIANLLLEAGVNVNATTGKGLTPLMLAASCGNESIAYFLMQQGAELELKDSRGWTALYHCTSTGHQQMVKFLLDSNANVNVREPGSGFTPLMEAAASGHEIIVQCLLDHGVKVDERNAKGETARALAMMYGHTKIASLIDMRSPKVKAGHFEDLSSSEDSDSSAPPRLSRLSRSRAKGPSIHDGPQAIAKFRVGGPSKHSEPAVAPPGYIAFRDVGEQSEGMCFRDVTSPINELDGQSNSSRDESPFFDNDMPTMRSSSSSSEGLPRVIGLSREGSLESNEDSDQAKKSCSRRANKGHHGKGKGRHGSSSETVQPGGPGNCGMRSPDLAEFLEQIGFSKYLPLLEEQDIDLRIFLTLTENDLKEVGITLFGPKRKMTSAIARWHSSARPPSDALEQAYADQLEAEMQEMAIQLHKRCEEVEGLQGQMSQEKELRTVMEGCLMEYKMAWRKVHTELVDNHRLAQDMNAVLEKARACRCELLSRLSADGNGSPYRGDGKLKGDTGGKGGEGLKSTSISELMTTLDSYEEELGETLQAVLQNLRRLSVPEKVTDSWEQP comes from the exons ATGTCGGAGTTGAGCGACGAGGCGAGTGAATCGGAGCAGTTTGGTGTCAGTCTCTCCCTGTGGCTAGGGGATATTAACACTTTAGTACGACCTGAGGAATTGGATGTTCCCCTCGACCTCCACACCGCCTGCTCTATTGGCCAGTATGATGTGGTATCAGAGTGTATTAAAAA AGGGGAGGTGAATTTGGACAGCAAGAACATTGGTGGCTGGACTCCTCTGATGTATTCCTCATATATTGGGCATGACAACATTGCTAATCTTTTGCTGGAGGCTGGAGTGAACGTTAATGCCACCACTGGCAAAGGTCTGACACCCCTTATGCTGGCAGCGAGCTGTGGGAATGAAAGCATTGCATACTTCCTTATGCAG CAAGGTGCTGAATTGGAGCTGAAGGACTCTCGAGGCTGGACAGCCCTGTACCACTGCACCAGCACTGGCCACCAGCAGATGGTCAAGTTCCTGTTGGATAGCAATGCCAATGTCAATGTGAG AGAGCCAGGGTCTGGCTTCACTCCGCTGATGGAGGCTGCTGCTTCTGGACATGAAATCATTGTACAATGCCTCCTTGACCAT GGTGTCAAAGTAGATGAGCGGAATGCCAAAGGAGAGACCGCCCGTGCCCTCGCTATGATGTACGGCCACACAAAGATCGCCAGCCTCATTGACATGCGCTCTCCTAAAGTCAAAGCAG GACACTTTGAGGACCTGAGCTCGTCGGAGGACTCTGACAGCAGTGCTCCCCCCAGACTGAGTCGCTTGAGTCGCAGCCGAGCCAAGGGCCCCAGCATCCACGATGGGCCTCAAGCCATCGCCAAATtcagagtgggaggccccagcaAACACTCAG AGCCAGCGGTTGCGCCCCCGGGATACATTGCATTCCGTGATGTCGGGGAGCAGAGTGAGGGCATGTGTTTCCGTGACGTCACCTCACCTATCAACGAGCTGGACGGTCAgagcaacagcagcagag ATGAGAGCCCCTTCTTTGATAACGACATGCCCACCATgaggagcagcagtagcagcagcgagGGACTTCCCCGCGTGATCGGACTTAGCCGGGAGGGCTCGCTGGAGAGTAACGAG GACTCGGATCAGGCTAAAAAGAGCTGCTCCCGCCGCGCAAACAAGGGTCATCACGGTAAAGGCAAGGGTCGCCATGGTAGCAGCAGTGAAACGGTGCAGCCCGGTGGCCCAGGGAACTGTGGGATGCGCTCGCCT GATCTGGCTGAGTTCCTGGAGCAGATTGGCTTTTCCAAGTACCTCCCCCTGTTGGAGGAACAGGACATTGACCTAAGGATATTCCTCACCCTCACAGAGAATGACCTTAAGGAAGTGGGAATCAC GCTTTTTGGACCCAAGCGCAAGATGACCTCAGCGATTGCACGTTGGCACAGTAGTGCCCGGCCACCTAGTGATGCTCTGGAGCAGGCCTACGCTGACCAGCTGGAGGCTGAGATGCAGGAGATGGCCATTCAGCTACATAAG CGGTGTGAGGAGGTGGAGGGCCTGCAGGGCCAGATGTCTCAGGAGAAAGAATTGCGCACAGTGATGGAGGGATGCCTGATGGAGTACAAGATGGCCTGGAGGAAGGTGCACACAGAGCTGGTAGACAACCACAGGCTGGCCCAGGACATGAATGCCGTGCTAGAAAAGGCCCGCGCCTGCCGCTGCGAGCTCCTGTCTCGCCTCAGTGCCGACGGCAATGGCAGTCCTTACCGCGGCGACGGAAAACTGAAAGGCGATACTGGTGGAAAAG GTGGAGAAGGCTTGAAGTCCACCAGTATCTCTGAGTTAATGACAACACTGGATTCGTATGAAGAGGAGCTAG GGGAGACCCTCCAGGCTGTCCTGCAGAACCTGAGAAGACTGAGTGTCCCAGAGAAGGTCACAGACAGCTGGGAACAGCCTTAG